In Sebaldella termitidis ATCC 33386, one DNA window encodes the following:
- a CDS encoding aldo/keto reductase, with translation MEYRTVGKTGIFVSNLCFGTMSFGGNADAETSKSMFKYCRDTGINFFDTADVYSGGRAEEILGECIAECRNEIVLTSKVFYPTGEGVNDKGLSRRHIINAAENSLRRLKTDRIEFYFVHAFDDNTPMEETLLALDLLQKQGKILYPAVSNWAAWQIAKALGISAKEQLARFELIQPMYSLVKRQAEVEILPLAASEKIGVISYSPLGAGLLTGKYGINKRPDQGRLLEEARYKDRYKDDNNFIIADKFSAYAEKHDVTPSSLAVAWVMSNPSVTAPIIGARNIAQLQDSLGALDIKMTPEWREEISSLSNTPAPATDRAETLLPNWK, from the coding sequence ATGGAATATCGTACAGTTGGAAAAACAGGAATTTTTGTATCAAATTTATGCTTTGGTACAATGTCATTCGGCGGAAATGCCGATGCCGAAACTTCAAAATCAATGTTTAAATACTGCCGTGACACAGGAATAAACTTCTTTGATACCGCTGATGTTTACAGCGGAGGACGTGCCGAAGAAATACTTGGTGAATGCATTGCAGAGTGCCGTAATGAAATAGTCCTTACTTCAAAAGTATTTTATCCTACAGGAGAAGGGGTGAATGACAAAGGCTTATCCCGGCGTCATATAATAAATGCCGCAGAAAACAGTCTGCGCCGTTTGAAAACTGATCGTATTGAATTTTATTTTGTACATGCTTTTGATGATAATACACCAATGGAAGAAACACTTCTTGCACTTGATCTTTTACAGAAACAGGGAAAAATACTCTACCCTGCAGTAAGCAACTGGGCTGCATGGCAGATTGCCAAAGCACTTGGTATCTCAGCTAAAGAACAGCTTGCCCGCTTTGAATTAATCCAGCCTATGTACAGCCTAGTCAAGCGTCAGGCCGAGGTAGAAATTCTGCCGCTGGCTGCCTCTGAAAAAATCGGGGTTATCTCATACAGCCCTCTTGGTGCTGGACTTCTTACAGGAAAATATGGAATAAACAAACGTCCCGATCAGGGACGGCTTTTGGAGGAAGCCAGATACAAAGACCGCTATAAAGATGATAATAACTTTATTATTGCAGATAAATTTTCTGCTTATGCTGAAAAACACGATGTTACACCATCTTCGCTTGCTGTGGCATGGGTTATGTCTAACCCTTCTGTTACAGCTCCTATTATCGGAGCTAGGAATATTGCACAATTACAGGATTCTCTCGGAGCCCTGGACATTAAGATGACTCCGGAATGGCGTGAAGAAATAAGCAGTCTTTCAAATACACCTGCTCCTGCTACCGATCGTGCAGAAACTTTACTTCCAAACTGGAAATAA
- a CDS encoding flavodoxin, translating into MSKKILTAYYSHSGNTGEIASYIQKQTNGALFEIIPAVPYPTGYNDVVRQAKIEIQSGKKPELKTKINDTESYDIIFVGSPNWWGTIAPPVAAFLSEHDFSAKTIVPFCTHGGGGYGSIFKDISLLCPNSNILEGFEVFGKGNGNISEKINLWLNEIGIK; encoded by the coding sequence ATGAGTAAAAAAATACTGACAGCCTATTACTCTCATTCGGGTAATACTGGTGAAATTGCATCTTATATACAAAAACAAACTAACGGAGCACTTTTTGAAATCATTCCTGCAGTTCCCTATCCGACAGGTTATAATGATGTAGTCAGACAGGCTAAGATAGAAATTCAGTCCGGTAAAAAGCCGGAATTGAAGACAAAAATCAATGATACAGAATCATATGATATTATATTTGTTGGTTCTCCAAACTGGTGGGGTACTATTGCTCCTCCTGTTGCTGCTTTTTTATCCGAGCATGATTTTTCAGCCAAAACTATTGTACCATTCTGTACTCATGGAGGCGGGGGCTACGGCTCAATATTTAAAGATATTTCTTTATTATGCCCGAACTCAAATATTTTGGAAGGATTTGAAGTTTTTGGCAAAGGAAATGGAAATATTTCCGAAAAAATTAATTTATGGCTCAATGAAATCGGAATAAAATAA
- a CDS encoding MOSC domain-containing protein, translating to MKLISVNIGKTKTYDFNGVIIETALKKSPVFDNVFIHKLGVTGDEQAEKVIHGGVDKAVCLYPFEHYEYWEKTLNKKMPENSFGENLTVQGMTEKDVCIGDIFQIGEVILQISQPRQPCFKLTYIHNVPKMSYLTQDSGFTGYYARVLKEGNLNVTDQIKLIEKNPHNISVDFTNQILHNDTTNKEAIKKILQVEEISGNLRKSFEKLSAGEIIDPLPRLGS from the coding sequence ATGAAATTAATATCTGTAAATATAGGAAAGACAAAAACTTATGATTTCAACGGTGTAATTATAGAAACTGCTCTTAAAAAATCTCCTGTCTTTGACAATGTTTTTATTCATAAGTTAGGAGTTACCGGTGACGAACAGGCTGAAAAGGTAATTCACGGCGGTGTAGACAAGGCTGTCTGTCTGTATCCTTTTGAACATTATGAATACTGGGAGAAGACTTTAAATAAGAAAATGCCGGAAAATTCTTTCGGTGAAAATCTTACTGTTCAGGGAATGACTGAAAAGGATGTCTGTATCGGAGATATTTTTCAGATAGGCGAAGTAATCCTACAGATAAGCCAGCCGAGACAGCCGTGTTTCAAGCTGACTTATATTCATAATGTCCCAAAAATGTCTTATCTCACTCAGGATTCAGGCTTTACCGGTTACTATGCACGTGTATTAAAAGAAGGAAATCTGAATGTAACTGATCAGATAAAGCTTATTGAAAAAAATCCTCATAATATAAGTGTAGATTTTACAAATCAAATATTGCATAATGATACCACAAACAAAGAAGCAATAAAAAAGATTCTTCAGGTAGAAGAAATTTCCGGAAATCTGCGAAAGAGCTTTGAAAAATTGTCTGCCGGTGAAATAATAGATCCGCTTCCAAGACTGGGATCATAA
- a CDS encoding cupin domain-containing protein, with the protein MNSNEIFDMFNKGKLTGTGISFNDISWYPHSKFEGVEMKNIITSGETGGKFSFHLVKIAPYKKIGLHIHENQLETHEVISGKGACKISGKEFEYEPGTVSIFPAGIEHEITAGSEGLWIFAKFIPALC; encoded by the coding sequence ATGAATTCAAATGAAATATTTGATATGTTTAACAAAGGGAAATTAACAGGGACGGGAATATCATTCAATGATATTTCATGGTATCCGCATTCAAAATTTGAAGGAGTGGAAATGAAGAATATTATTACTTCCGGAGAAACAGGAGGTAAATTCAGCTTTCATCTTGTGAAAATAGCCCCTTATAAAAAAATCGGACTGCATATTCATGAAAATCAGCTGGAAACACATGAGGTTATCAGCGGGAAAGGAGCATGCAAAATAAGCGGCAAGGAGTTTGAGTATGAACCGGGGACTGTTTCTATATTTCCGGCTGGCATAGAACATGAAATAACTGCCGGTTCAGAGGGTCTCTGGATTTTTGCCAAATTTATACCGGCACTATGCTGA
- a CDS encoding MIP family channel protein, with amino-acid sequence MKKYYAECLGTFTLVLFGCGSVVFAKNEVGQLGIAFAFGLSIVAMAYSIGSVSGCHINPAVTLGAWISNRIEKKEVLPYIAAQLIGAVIASGLIYMIASGSPYYSNLDGLGQNGFGYGYGGEYNVYSAAVFELVATFIFVFVILGATHKDSNTKFAGLVIGLTLVMIHIIGIQITGVSVNPARSFGPALFSTTALAQLWLFIIFPLAGGALAGYVYKKCLIFDTES; translated from the coding sequence ATGAAAAAATATTATGCCGAATGTTTGGGGACATTTACTCTTGTTTTATTTGGCTGCGGTTCTGTTGTTTTTGCCAAAAATGAAGTAGGGCAGCTGGGAATTGCTTTTGCCTTCGGACTTAGTATTGTTGCAATGGCTTATTCGATAGGATCTGTGTCAGGATGTCATATTAATCCGGCTGTTACACTAGGTGCATGGATAAGCAACAGGATAGAAAAAAAAGAGGTACTGCCTTATATTGCTGCTCAGCTGATAGGAGCAGTTATTGCTTCGGGGCTGATATATATGATAGCTTCAGGTTCGCCTTATTACAGTAATCTTGACGGACTTGGGCAAAACGGTTTCGGCTACGGCTATGGCGGAGAATATAATGTATATTCTGCAGCTGTTTTCGAATTAGTGGCTACATTCATTTTCGTCTTTGTAATTCTGGGAGCTACACATAAAGATTCAAATACAAAATTTGCAGGACTGGTTATAGGACTTACTCTGGTTATGATACATATTATAGGAATACAGATTACAGGAGTTTCGGTAAATCCGGCACGTAGTTTCGGACCTGCATTATTCAGTACTACAGCTCTGGCACAATTATGGCTGTTTATTATTTTCCCGCTGGCAGGAGGAGCACTTGCAGGATATGTTTATAAAAAATGTTTAATATTTGATACAGAAAGTTAA
- a CDS encoding autotransporter outer membrane beta-barrel domain-containing protein, with the protein MRKSFYGKVLSAIVCLNAVGNAQTIWTEADFPTPKGHTWINPGNYEYGGDVHIQNINPVNFASNMSGKPNTGVLSIENGGKLTADGEVIVEQLGPTTGDAVLITDGGKAYFNGGLTAVNRNINNDYYVAGTIRGDSQLHVKGNTTLLSEYEKGYGLYLGEGTTNSFNKDSSGNGIVNISTGVRGIHSIGNTDFNQEVHVKLNANGATGVLTLDTASSSLTNFNEKVYITNNSVSNNTSTAYGIAVNNVNGVFNLNDGAVIEFGDTYTNGNEIGLYSGKGTLNVQGDLNIKTNSGNIQSVIYATNNGTIDITNSVADLKGDILSNNGARITMDIKDGSKWEGASRIGNSASTDISMTGTVWQMTDDSDLTNFSLLDNSVVYLNSDPSMGTFTPRTLTISDNYTGNNGTIVFNTKLEDDFSATDKLNILGNTLGTTKVQVRNAGGTGAHTIDGIELISVGGTSDGEFVKDGRIVAGAYEYFLSRGNGGTTNYNNWYLTSKIPSIIPPTVTPPVDPTDPGIIPPEDPAIVPPDSEASVNPPVFGGFESVFRPESGSYIANNAAVNSLFLHRLHDRLGDAQYTDSMSGQDKVTSIWVRSVGGYNTFKDTSGQLDTKGKSYVIQAGGDIADWSSNGSDRFHLGVMGGYGTNHNKTNSNMIDYNSKGKVEGYNIGIYGTWYSNKEDRSGLYADSWLMYNWFDNEVNGDGLDKETYSSKGLTASLEGGYTFEIDKNSDGNAFFIQPKAQAVYMGVKTDNHTESNGTIVELSGDGNIQTRLGVRLYTGNSNFINRNEKNEFQPFIEANWIHNTKEFGVIMDGVENKQSNAGDLAEVKLGTELKLNQNFDLWGNVAYQWGGSNYNDTQVTVGLKYRF; encoded by the coding sequence GTGAGAAAAAGTTTTTATGGAAAAGTATTAAGTGCCATAGTTTGTTTAAATGCGGTAGGTAATGCTCAGACTATATGGACAGAAGCTGATTTTCCTACTCCTAAAGGACACACATGGATTAATCCCGGAAACTATGAATATGGCGGAGATGTCCATATACAAAATATTAATCCGGTAAACTTTGCATCAAATATGAGCGGAAAACCCAATACTGGTGTATTAAGTATCGAAAACGGCGGAAAACTAACTGCTGATGGTGAAGTAATAGTAGAGCAGCTTGGACCTACTACCGGTGATGCTGTTTTAATCACTGACGGAGGAAAAGCCTACTTTAACGGCGGTCTTACTGCTGTTAACAGAAATATAAATAATGACTACTATGTAGCTGGTACAATAAGAGGAGACTCACAGCTTCATGTTAAGGGAAATACTACTCTTTTATCAGAATATGAAAAAGGTTACGGCCTGTATTTAGGTGAAGGAACTACAAACAGCTTTAATAAAGACAGCAGCGGAAATGGTATTGTGAATATTTCTACCGGAGTGAGGGGAATTCATTCTATTGGAAATACAGATTTTAATCAGGAAGTACATGTCAAATTAAATGCCAATGGTGCTACCGGCGTTCTGACTTTGGATACTGCATCTTCATCATTGACAAATTTTAATGAAAAAGTATACATTACAAATAATTCCGTGAGCAACAATACTTCCACTGCGTATGGAATTGCTGTCAATAATGTAAATGGAGTATTCAATTTAAACGATGGTGCTGTAATTGAATTTGGCGACACATACACAAATGGAAATGAGATAGGACTTTATTCAGGAAAAGGTACTCTGAATGTACAGGGGGACCTTAATATAAAAACAAATTCCGGAAATATACAGTCCGTTATTTATGCTACAAACAACGGAACAATTGATATCACTAACTCTGTGGCTGATCTGAAAGGAGATATTCTTTCTAATAATGGAGCACGTATTACAATGGACATAAAAGACGGCTCAAAATGGGAAGGAGCTTCCCGTATAGGAAACTCTGCTTCTACAGATATAAGCATGACAGGTACAGTCTGGCAGATGACAGATGATTCTGATCTGACTAATTTTAGTTTATTAGATAATTCTGTTGTTTATCTGAACTCTGATCCGTCTATGGGAACCTTCACACCAAGAACTCTTACAATATCAGATAATTATACAGGAAATAACGGTACAATAGTTTTTAATACCAAGCTTGAGGATGACTTTTCAGCTACTGACAAATTGAACATTCTCGGCAATACCTTGGGTACAACTAAAGTACAGGTAAGAAATGCCGGCGGAACAGGAGCCCATACTATAGATGGTATCGAATTAATATCTGTAGGCGGAACATCAGACGGTGAATTCGTAAAAGACGGCCGTATTGTTGCAGGCGCTTATGAATATTTTCTGAGCCGAGGCAATGGAGGAACTACGAATTATAATAACTGGTATCTTACAAGTAAAATACCGTCAATAATACCTCCGACTGTTACTCCTCCGGTTGATCCTACTGATCCGGGGATTATTCCCCCAGAAGATCCGGCTATAGTTCCGCCGGATTCGGAAGCTTCTGTAAACCCTCCTGTATTTGGAGGATTCGAATCTGTATTTCGTCCTGAATCAGGAAGTTATATTGCTAACAATGCTGCTGTGAATTCATTATTTTTACACAGACTGCACGATCGTCTTGGTGATGCCCAATATACAGATTCTATGTCTGGTCAGGATAAAGTTACAAGCATATGGGTACGAAGTGTGGGAGGCTACAATACCTTCAAGGATACTTCCGGACAGCTGGATACCAAAGGAAAAAGCTATGTAATACAGGCTGGCGGCGACATTGCGGACTGGTCTTCAAACGGCTCTGACCGTTTTCATCTGGGAGTTATGGGAGGATACGGAACAAATCATAACAAAACAAATTCCAATATGATTGATTATAACTCTAAAGGTAAAGTAGAGGGATATAATATAGGAATATACGGAACATGGTACTCAAATAAAGAAGACAGGTCCGGTCTTTATGCTGACAGCTGGCTTATGTATAACTGGTTTGACAATGAAGTAAACGGTGACGGACTTGATAAAGAAACATACAGTTCAAAAGGATTAACAGCCTCTCTTGAAGGCGGCTATACCTTTGAAATAGATAAAAATTCTGACGGAAATGCTTTTTTTATCCAGCCGAAAGCTCAGGCTGTATATATGGGAGTAAAAACAGATAATCATACAGAATCAAATGGAACTATAGTAGAATTAAGCGGTGACGGGAATATTCAGACTCGTCTGGGCGTAAGACTTTATACCGGAAATTCTAATTTTATAAACAGAAATGAAAAAAATGAATTTCAGCCTTTCATTGAAGCTAACTGGATTCATAATACAAAAGAATTCGGCGTAATTATGGATGGCGTAGAAAATAAACAAAGTAATGCAGGTGATTTGGCAGAAGTCAAATTAGGTACCGAATTAAAACTGAATCAAAATTTTGATCTGTGGGGAAATGTTGCATATCAATGGGGCGGCAGCAACTATAATGATACACAGGTAACTGTAGGACTGAAATACAGATTTTAG
- a CDS encoding aldo/keto reductase has protein sequence MEYIKLGNTGMDVSRFCLGCMGFGDSEAWVHKWLLNEEDSRPVIKKALDLGINFFDTANVYSLGKSEEILGRALKDYANRDEVVIATKVHGKMHDGPNGSGLSRKAIMSEIDKSLKRLGTDYVDLYIIHRWDYNTPIEETMEALHDIVKAGKARYIGASAMYAWQFQKALHTAEKNGWTRFVSMQNHLNLIYREEEREMIPLCKEEKIALTPYSPLASGRLTRNLSETTKRSETDQIAVSKYGSTEEADRLVIERLAAVAERRGIPRLHVALAWLLQKEPVTIPIIGATKLSHLEDAVPALSVKLEPEEIAFLEEPYVPHKVIGAV, from the coding sequence ATGGAATATATAAAACTTGGAAATACCGGTATGGATGTATCACGTTTTTGTCTTGGGTGTATGGGCTTTGGAGACTCTGAAGCCTGGGTTCATAAATGGCTTCTTAATGAAGAAGACAGCCGGCCTGTTATAAAAAAGGCACTTGATCTTGGTATTAATTTTTTCGATACTGCAAATGTTTATTCTCTGGGAAAAAGCGAGGAGATTCTCGGACGTGCTCTGAAAGACTATGCTAATCGTGATGAGGTAGTTATTGCTACAAAGGTACACGGAAAAATGCATGACGGTCCCAACGGCTCAGGGCTCTCAAGAAAAGCTATTATGAGTGAAATTGATAAAAGTCTGAAGCGTCTTGGAACTGACTATGTTGACCTTTATATTATACACAGATGGGATTATAATACTCCGATTGAAGAAACTATGGAAGCACTTCACGATATTGTAAAAGCCGGAAAGGCAAGATATATAGGAGCATCTGCCATGTATGCCTGGCAGTTCCAAAAAGCACTCCATACAGCTGAAAAAAATGGATGGACACGTTTTGTATCGATGCAGAATCATCTGAATCTGATATACCGTGAAGAAGAAAGAGAAATGATTCCGCTTTGCAAGGAGGAAAAAATTGCTCTTACTCCCTACAGTCCTCTGGCTTCTGGAAGACTCACACGTAATCTGTCAGAAACAACAAAACGTTCTGAAACAGATCAGATTGCTGTAAGCAAATACGGTTCCACAGAAGAAGCAGACCGTCTGGTAATAGAACGTCTGGCTGCAGTTGCCGAAAGACGCGGCATTCCTCGTCTGCATGTTGCACTGGCATGGCTGCTTCAAAAAGAACCGGTAACTATTCCAATTATAGGCGCAACAAAATTATCACATCTTGAGGATGCAGTTCCTGCTTTATCAGTAAAGCTGGAACCCGAAGAAATTGCATTTCTGGAAGAGCCCTATGTGCCTCATAAAGTAATCGGCGCTGTTTAA
- a CDS encoding AraC family transcriptional regulator, which yields MNKNSYYIYDKVSKTELVLYTDSSLSYPLHNHSSIFSIGIILNGSIRLCKDGYSSIYTAGQIFIIPPYVPHALYSIGKASLLTICINKNKASEIDINKIINRIIFLYTKTFNLGSLSGTQLLLLAENLSYCKHFSAYKSVTPQIKELRQILEFSPEITINIEKMAKSAYMSKYHFIRKFKKETGLTPHQFQIQNKIRRAQRIFNNSENLAELAIETGFFDQSHFIRYFKKIVGLTPSDYKKSFKIVSHTF from the coding sequence ATGAATAAAAATTCCTATTATATCTATGATAAGGTTTCAAAAACAGAACTGGTTCTATACACTGACTCGTCTCTTTCATATCCTTTACATAATCATTCCAGTATTTTTTCAATCGGGATAATTTTAAACGGCAGCATCAGACTCTGTAAAGACGGATATTCTTCTATATATACTGCCGGTCAGATTTTCATTATTCCCCCGTATGTTCCGCATGCTTTGTATTCTATAGGAAAGGCTTCCCTTCTGACTATATGCATAAATAAAAATAAAGCTTCGGAAATTGATATAAATAAAATCATAAACCGTATAATTTTCTTATATACCAAGACATTTAATTTAGGCTCTTTAAGCGGTACACAGCTTTTACTGCTGGCTGAAAATCTCTCATACTGCAAACATTTTTCTGCATATAAATCTGTAACTCCGCAAATAAAAGAACTGCGGCAAATATTGGAATTTTCTCCAGAAATAACTATAAATATCGAAAAAATGGCAAAATCAGCATATATGAGCAAGTACCATTTTATAAGAAAATTTAAGAAAGAAACAGGCTTAACACCACATCAGTTTCAAATTCAAAATAAAATCAGAAGGGCCCAGAGAATTTTTAATAATTCTGAAAATCTTGCCGAGCTTGCAATAGAAACAGGTTTTTTTGATCAAAGCCACTTTATCAGATATTTCAAAAAAATCGTTGGTCTTACACCGTCAGATTATAAAAAATCCTTTAAAATAGTATCACATACATTCTAA
- a CDS encoding MSEP-CTERM sorting domain-containing protein: MKKLLIFITLPQCIMAMLLALSFLLNRDLPGVGLTIVLFLEIILNIIIFSYYIKNKEKEKIELKKLYFFLTGFIIIFSFGIIFLYQENLGYSSLSPPVLYMLFNSFSMVYLAAEAVKTGNENSKNNIIALTVLCIILPTVTFALLAVFSLNSISMIMAVGFLCLFLFLTAKLLYMLYTQKNKSAEIGDNEKSYTGIYRLLVAITGIILPVAGLTLNNEMGGVFGDFSSKWFYIIAILNGLVLLIDIKGISQKLPVFYLKIAGFVYIVYFTIVFIPCIPLGMVGIIIYGLGLLVFAPAAAFYVQLRQILRDIKILKKRYSDNIIIFTGIAGILTLPVIIGANFRADGINFKKAVSYTESGNNTGAKVDIRRLERSISQIDATMVSSREMEVVTFGRGTPVLSSVYRYIALGNNFFTEKSKEKIQKIFTPEKVVSSSEIIGRDTEINRDFSVKISTRDKEYIEEAGAYKIWVDMEITLAEDKFGPREYKTDFIIPDGSFITDYYLYVGETKKRGIMTDKRAAQIAYESIIRTPRDPGIIYYDNDNRLLLRIFPFPFEKSYTRKTGFQIMYSQSGSFTIGGTVVNLEAENAEERPLQLNGVDYLPAAYKKSLPKIERTAQYYFLIDAGDKSAYKENLELAVKYSKNKNLEKPLFYAVSYQSKLIGDLNSPEPEVPEGGFNTAYTVEEILSSVPQGKFPVIIMVTDNMNRAVEFEKTQMARVFPESRYYYRLNSDLSLIPYDFYSNDILAKTNEIITNTAVDYNGTAVEDDGKSEIVYRESSSGKQPSNDYEAAFVLQKNALQNTEPKAQTALIKEAMQKRILTKNTAFIVMETKEQEEMLLALQEKFLKGKSEKTPSVMMSEAGWLATAAVILIVLFLRKRYMKIKE, from the coding sequence TTGAAGAAATTATTGATTTTTATAACGTTGCCTCAGTGCATAATGGCAATGCTTTTAGCATTATCTTTTTTATTAAACCGGGATCTGCCGGGAGTAGGATTAACCATTGTTCTTTTTTTGGAGATAATTCTGAATATTATCATATTCAGTTATTATATAAAAAATAAAGAAAAAGAGAAAATAGAACTAAAAAAACTGTATTTTTTTCTTACAGGGTTTATTATTATTTTTTCATTCGGGATAATTTTTTTATATCAGGAAAATCTGGGATATTCAAGCTTATCACCGCCGGTTCTCTATATGCTGTTTAATAGCTTTTCTATGGTGTATCTGGCAGCAGAAGCTGTCAAAACCGGAAATGAAAACAGTAAAAATAATATTATTGCATTAACAGTGCTGTGTATTATTCTGCCGACAGTAACATTTGCTTTGTTAGCTGTATTTTCCCTAAATAGTATAAGTATGATAATGGCTGTTGGTTTTCTATGTTTATTCCTTTTTTTAACAGCGAAATTACTTTACATGCTGTATACTCAAAAAAATAAATCTGCAGAAATTGGAGATAATGAGAAGAGCTACACGGGTATTTATCGTCTGCTGGTTGCAATAACTGGAATTATACTTCCCGTAGCAGGTTTGACCTTAAATAACGAGATGGGCGGTGTATTCGGAGATTTCAGCAGCAAATGGTTTTATATAATAGCAATATTAAACGGACTTGTATTATTAATAGATATTAAGGGTATTTCGCAGAAGCTTCCGGTATTTTATCTAAAAATAGCCGGTTTTGTATATATAGTATACTTTACTATTGTTTTTATCCCGTGTATTCCGCTGGGAATGGTGGGAATAATCATATATGGGCTTGGTCTGCTTGTTTTTGCACCGGCAGCTGCTTTTTATGTTCAGCTCAGACAGATTTTGAGAGATATAAAAATTTTGAAAAAGAGGTATTCTGATAATATTATTATTTTTACTGGAATAGCGGGGATATTAACGCTTCCTGTTATTATAGGCGCAAATTTTAGAGCAGACGGTATAAATTTTAAAAAGGCAGTGTCTTACACAGAATCGGGCAATAATACCGGTGCAAAGGTGGATATCAGGAGATTAGAGAGATCAATCTCGCAGATAGATGCTACAATGGTGTCATCACGTGAGATGGAGGTCGTGACTTTTGGCAGAGGAACTCCTGTATTATCATCAGTATACAGATATATTGCATTGGGAAATAATTTTTTTACAGAAAAATCAAAAGAAAAAATACAAAAAATTTTTACACCTGAAAAAGTGGTCAGCAGTTCTGAAATAATTGGAAGAGATACAGAAATTAACAGAGATTTCAGCGTAAAAATTTCTACAAGAGACAAAGAATATATAGAAGAAGCAGGAGCATATAAAATCTGGGTAGATATGGAAATAACACTGGCAGAAGACAAATTCGGACCCAGAGAATATAAAACTGATTTTATAATTCCTGACGGAAGCTTTATAACAGATTATTATTTATATGTGGGAGAAACGAAAAAACGCGGAATTATGACAGACAAGAGAGCTGCTCAAATTGCTTATGAAAGTATTATAAGAACACCCAGAGATCCCGGTATAATATATTATGATAATGATAACAGACTGCTGTTAAGAATTTTTCCTTTTCCGTTTGAAAAGTCTTATACAAGAAAAACAGGATTTCAAATTATGTACAGTCAAAGCGGCTCTTTTACCATCGGAGGAACTGTAGTTAATCTTGAAGCGGAAAATGCCGAAGAAAGACCGCTGCAGCTGAATGGAGTAGATTATCTTCCGGCAGCATATAAAAAGTCGCTGCCTAAAATCGAGAGAACAGCACAGTATTATTTTTTGATAGATGCGGGAGATAAATCAGCATATAAGGAGAATCTGGAGCTGGCTGTGAAGTATAGCAAAAATAAAAATCTTGAAAAGCCTTTGTTTTATGCAGTATCCTATCAGTCAAAATTAATCGGGGATCTGAATTCTCCTGAACCTGAGGTGCCTGAAGGAGGCTTTAATACGGCATATACAGTGGAGGAAATACTTTCATCAGTACCACAGGGCAAATTTCCTGTTATTATTATGGTAACAGATAATATGAACAGAGCTGTTGAATTTGAGAAGACACAGATGGCGAGAGTTTTTCCCGAGAGCAGATATTATTACAGGCTGAATTCTGATTTGTCACTTATTCCTTATGATTTTTACAGTAATGATATACTTGCGAAAACAAATGAAATAATTACGAATACTGCGGTTGATTACAACGGGACAGCAGTAGAAGATGACGGGAAAAGTGAGATTGTATACAGAGAATCGTCTTCCGGCAAACAGCCGTCAAATGATTATGAAGCAGCTTTTGTGCTGCAGAAAAATGCACTCCAGAATACTGAACCCAAAGCTCAGACTGCATTAATCAAAGAAGCAATGCAAAAAAGAATTCTGACTAAAAATACAGCATTTATTGTAATGGAAACAAAAGAACAGGAAGAAATGCTTCTTGCTCTGCAGGAAAAATTTCTTAAAGGTAAAAGTGAAAAAACACCGTCTGTTATGATGTCGGAAGCAGGATGGCTGGCAACAGCAGCAGTAATATTAATTGTTCTGTTTCTTAGAAAAAGATACATGAAAATTAAAGAATAA
- the xrtK gene encoding exosortase K, producing MFKNFSIEKIIIFLFTVILAFAVYRILTADIKITLIPHITAVNFLYQMRFEFIPGIGYREAGGLFIIGQSCIGARLFICLFLILSICRIDNYEGFLKKIGRIFLFCITAVFLAYIITVFRITASIPFCRLENFQLIHTIFSLMVYFASGIGLYAFLSYKSEKKIINKEE from the coding sequence ATGTTTAAAAATTTTAGCATTGAAAAAATTATCATATTCTTATTTACTGTTATTCTGGCCTTTGCTGTTTACAGAATTTTAACAGCAGATATAAAAATTACGCTTATACCGCATATTACAGCTGTAAATTTTTTGTATCAGATGAGGTTTGAGTTTATTCCGGGGATAGGATACCGTGAAGCGGGCGGTTTGTTTATAATAGGACAAAGCTGTATAGGAGCCAGATTATTTATATGTCTGTTTCTAATACTCAGTATATGCCGCATAGATAATTACGAAGGTTTTTTGAAAAAAATCGGCAGAATCTTTTTATTTTGTATTACAGCCGTTTTTTTGGCGTATATTATCACAGTATTCAGAATTACAGCAAGTATTCCGTTTTGCAGACTGGAAAATTTTCAATTAATCCATACAATTTTTTCACTTATGGTGTATTTTGCTTCAGGGATTGGATTGTATGCTTTTCTAAGTTACAAATCAGAGAAAAAAATTATAAATAAAGAGGAGTGA